One genomic window of Tenacibaculum tangerinum includes the following:
- a CDS encoding TrmH family RNA methyltransferase, which translates to MKQLTHYDIENHQQSFPITIVCDAIRTPENIGMCFRISESFGVSKIYLHESSPTVDNRIVKKTARNTIQQIPYDTYSNFEQLIEQLKEEGNTIIGIEITDESINISDYDFTSDAKIVLLLGSERNGISNVNLVDATVAIPMYGRNSSMNVIHSLAIALYETTNQLNKKNLK; encoded by the coding sequence ATGAAACAACTCACTCATTACGACATAGAAAACCATCAACAAAGTTTTCCGATAACTATTGTTTGTGATGCTATCCGTACTCCTGAGAATATCGGAATGTGTTTTCGTATTTCAGAGAGTTTTGGAGTATCAAAAATATATTTACACGAGAGTTCTCCTACTGTAGACAATAGAATTGTTAAGAAAACGGCTCGAAACACCATTCAACAAATACCATACGATACCTATAGTAACTTTGAGCAACTAATTGAACAATTAAAAGAAGAAGGAAATACTATTATTGGAATTGAAATTACCGATGAAAGTATAAATATTAGCGATTATGATTTTACATCAGATGCTAAAATTGTGTTACTTTTGGGTAGCGAAAGAAACGGCATATCAAATGTAAATTTAGTAGATGCAACAGTAGCCATACCTATGTATGGGCGTAATTCTAGCATGAATGTAATTCATAGTTTAGCCATTGCGCTGTACGAAACAACAAACCAGTTAAATAAAAAGAACCTGAAATAA